In Bombina bombina isolate aBomBom1 chromosome 6, aBomBom1.pri, whole genome shotgun sequence, a single genomic region encodes these proteins:
- the CLP1 gene encoding polyribonucleotide 5'-hydroxyl-kinase Clp1, with protein MASDDPLNTNTTSQDGGQWPASGPATKFELERETELRLEVEGPGPVKVELVSGLAEVFGTELTRNKKYTFHPGSRAAVFTWHGCVVQLWGSPDVAYVSRDTPMLLYLNTHVGLEQMRVQAEREGERGPRVLVAGPSDVGKSTLCRLLLNYAVRRGRRPTLVELDVGQGSVSVPGTVGALCVERPADVEEGFSAQAPLVYHFGSTTPGTNIKLYNKLTSRLAHVFNLRCDSNRRASVSGCLINTCGWVKGSGYQALIHAASAFEVDVVLVLDQERLYNDLLRDLPHFVRTVLLPKSGGASERSKECRRESRDQRVREYFYGPRGSLYPHAFEVKFAEVRVYKVGAPSIPDSCLPLGMSQEDNQLKLVPVTPGRDMAHHLLSVVPVDGGGEEGVEERSVAGFIVITGVDTERQVLTVLSPAPRPLPKNVLLIMDIRFMDLK; from the exons ATGGCTTCAGATGATCCCCTTAACACAAATACCACCTCCCAAGATGGAGGTCAATGGCCCGCTTCTGGTCCAGCAACCAAATTTGAGTTAGAACGTGAAACTGAGCTGCGTCTGGAGGTGGAAGGCCCAGGTCCAGTGAAAGTGGAACTGGTTTCAGGCCTGGCTGAGGTGTTTGGAACAGAACTAAccagaaataaaaaatatacatttcaccCAGGAAGTCGAGCAGCTGTTTTTACATGGCATGGGTGTGTAGTGCAACTTTGGGGAAGTCCAGATGTAGCTTATGTATCTAGGGATACTCCTATGTTACTCTACCTTAATACGCATGTGGGATTGGAGCAGATGCGTGtacaagcagagagagagggagagcgtgGGCCTAGAGTGCTGGTGGCAGGCCCTTCTGATGTAGGTAAATCCACTCTGTGCCGGCTGCTTCTAAACTATGCAGTGCGTCGAGGTCGAAGGCCTACGCTTGTTGAATTGGATGTGGGGCAGGGCTCCGTGTCTGTGCCAGGAACTGTAGGCGCATTATGTGTGGAGCGGCCAGCTGATGTGGAAGAGGGTTTCTCTGCTCAAGCACCTCTTGTGTACCACTTTGGATCTACTACCCCTGGAACCAATATAAAGTTGTACAACAAG cTCACATCTCGTCTGGCTCATGTCTTTAACTTGCGATGTGATTCTAATCGTCGAGCATCAGTGAGTGGTTGCCTGATTAATACCTGTGGCTGGGTAAAAGGATCTGGATATCAAGCACTGATTCATGCTGCCTCAGCCTTTGAAGTAGATGTGGTATTGGTGCTGGATCAAGAGCGTCTTTATAATGATCTCCTACGGGATCTGCCCCATTTTGTGCGCACTGTGCTGCTCCCCAAATCTGGTGGGGCATCTGAGCGTTCAAAAGAGTGTCGGAGAGAGTCCAGAGACCAGCGGGTGCGTGAATATTTTTATGGACCCCGTGGCTCACTTTACCCTCATGCCTTTGAAGTGAAGTTCGCAGAGGTCAGGGTATACAAAGTAGGTGCTCCATCTATCCCAGACTCTTGTCTTCCACTTGGAATGTCTCAGGAGGATAATCAGCTAAAGCTGGTGCCAGTTACACCAGGCAGGGACATGGCACATCATCTGCTTAGTGTGGTACCAGTAGATGGGGGAGGAGAAGAAGGTGTGGAAGAAAGGAGTGTGGCTGGTTTTATTGTTATTACTGGAGTGGACACAGAGAGACAAGTTTTGACTGTGCTTTCTCCTGCACCAAGACCGCTGCCCAAGAATGTACTACTTATTATGGACATCCGATTTATGGACCTTAAATGA